ACGCGCGCCAAAAGGGAGGCGACGCGCCAGAAACGCCTCGCGCAGATGCTCGCGGAGCTGGAGCGCGGGGATACGTACATGAACATGCCCTACAACGCCAGAAAAGCATGAGATCGCGGATGCCTGTCAAGCCGTTTCTTGTCGGTGCGGTGTGCCTTTTCGGGCTCGCCGGCTCGCTGTTCGCGCAGGATCGCGTGGTGCGGTTGTACGAGGGGGCCGCGCCCGGCTCGGAACAATGGTACTGGCAGGAAGGGGAGAGCGCCGTCAACGGATTCAACACACACCTCGTCTACAACGTCGTCAATCCGGAGGTGTGGGTTTTTCTGCCGGACCCGCAGCTCGCCACCGGCGCGGCCATGATCGTGGCGCCGGGCGGCGCGTTCCATATCCTGTCCATCGATAACGAGGGCACGGACGTCGCCCGGTGGCTTAACGAACGCGGGATCGCGGCCTTTGTCCTCAAATACAGGCTTGCGCGGAGCATGACCGACGACCCGGTCCGGGAGTTATCCGCCAGGATGGCCGATTTCGACGAGCTGGACCGCGTCAACGCCCCGATCGTCCGCCTGGCGACGCAGGATGGACTGACGGCGATGCGACACGTCCGGGACCGCGCCGGCGCATACGGGATCGATCCGGCGAAGGTCGGCTTCATGGGCTTTTCGGCCGGCGCCACGCTGACCCTCTCCGTCGTTCAGTCCGCCGACGACGCCAGCCGGCCCGATCTGGTCGCGCCCATCTATCCCTACGAACGGGCGATCATCGGCGAGGGCATTCCCGCCGCGAGAACGCCCATCTTCATCGCCGCCGCCAGCGACGACCAGCTCGGGCTGGCGCCGCACAGCGTCTCGATCTACAGCGCGTGGCTGGCAGCCGGCCAGCCGGCGACCCTCCATATGTACGAACGGGGCGGGCACGGCTTCGGGATGCGGCGTCAGGATGCGCCTTCCGACCGATGGACCGCGGCGTTCGGCGACTGGCTCGTAACACAGGGGTGGGCGACGACCACTCCGCATTGAGGCACCGCCATGAACCCTGCAAAAGTCGATCGCGCCCGTCTCCACAAACTCACCGACCTCCCCAACGTCGGCAAGGCCTTCGCCGGCGATCTGGTGCTGCTGGGCATCACATCGCCCGAACAGCTCGTCGGCGCGGACCCGCTCGACCTGTACGATCGGCTGACCGACCTGACCGGGACGTATCAGGATCCCTGCGTGCTCGATACCTTCATGTCGCTGACCCGGTTCATGGCCGGCGAGCCGGCGAGGCCCTGGTGGGATTTTACCCGGGAGCGGAAGCAGTGGCTGCGACAACTCGGGCGATGAGTCCCGCGCGCATCTTGTACCCTACGATTTCCTGTTTTGCCGGCATTCCGCCGATACGAACCGCATGCGATCGAACCGCCTCACACACATCGGCCTGATGGGCCTCACGCTGATCCTGTCGGCCGGCTGTGCTTCACTGCGCGATGCCGCCGACGCGGGGGTGTCCCGCGCGGTGCCGGCGACGCCCGACCCGGCCGCTCGTTACGTGATCTACCTGCACGGGCGGATCATCGAGGAGGAAGGCGAGCGGCCGACGTCGCCCCGGTACGGCACGTACGAATACCGCGACGTGCTGCGCGCCCTGGCGAGGCCGGGGCTGCACGTCATCAGCGAGCGCCGGCCGGCCGGCACGGACATGGACGTCTACGCCGGCAAGGTGCTCGCGCAGATCGCCGCGTTGCGCGCGGCCGGCGTGCCGGCGGACCGCATCACCGTGGTCGGGTTCTCGAAAGGTGGCGGCATCGC
This window of the Rhodothermales bacterium genome carries:
- a CDS encoding alpha/beta hydrolase, with the translated sequence MPVKPFLVGAVCLFGLAGSLFAQDRVVRLYEGAAPGSEQWYWQEGESAVNGFNTHLVYNVVNPEVWVFLPDPQLATGAAMIVAPGGAFHILSIDNEGTDVARWLNERGIAAFVLKYRLARSMTDDPVRELSARMADFDELDRVNAPIVRLATQDGLTAMRHVRDRAGAYGIDPAKVGFMGFSAGATLTLSVVQSADDASRPDLVAPIYPYERAIIGEGIPAARTPIFIAAASDDQLGLAPHSVSIYSAWLAAGQPATLHMYERGGHGFGMRRQDAPSDRWTAAFGDWLVTQGWATTTPH
- a CDS encoding helix-hairpin-helix domain-containing protein; the encoded protein is MNPAKVDRARLHKLTDLPNVGKAFAGDLVLLGITSPEQLVGADPLDLYDRLTDLTGTYQDPCVLDTFMSLTRFMAGEPARPWWDFTRERKQWLRQLGR
- a CDS encoding alpha/beta hydrolase, which gives rise to MRSNRLTHIGLMGLTLILSAGCASLRDAADAGVSRAVPATPDPAARYVIYLHGRIIEEEGERPTSPRYGTYEYRDVLRALARPGLHVISERRPAGTDMDVYAGKVLAQIAALRAAGVPADRITVVGFSKGGGIAVRVAARNEESDLRFVFLAACGDWAFVPEVQVAGRILSINEASDDLVAPSCEPLFAHARQVPEHDEIRIETGQEHGAFYRPNPVWVNPVTAWALGVYSQP